Genomic segment of Paenibacillus segetis:
CCCGGGGCTGCCATCATCGCTCCACAAGGGATGAACCCATATTGTCGATATAGCGAAACTGCCGGAACGTTAAGAGTTCCTGCCGTTACCGCAATGGTCTTCATTTCAGAATGCTCCGAAATGACATAATTCAATAAAGCACTTCCAATACCTTGGCGAAAATAATTAGGGTGTACCATTAAACGGGTAATGCCAAGAGTTGAGGGAATCGACGAAGTTGTTGCAATTGCGCCTAATAGCTCCCCCTCTTCTTCTGCGTAATACCCATAAAATTGTTCCGTACTGTTTCTTAGTGATTCGAAGGTATCGGGTAGGGGTGGATATTCCATTAAACCTACTGCAAGGGCTTCTAAGCGGTAAGCAGTGTGCTGCAAACTCCATACTTGCTCTACTACTTCATGATCATGCAGCGATAACGGAATAATCATCCTTGAACCCCCTATAACCAGTCAAATTACTCTTAATTCTGTAGTAATTATCCTTTTAAAGCTTCGACCAATAGCTTATTAGCTAGCCCTGGATTAGCTTTCCCTTTACTACGTTTCATAACTTGGCCTACTAGGAAGCCAATCGCTTTATCTTTACCCGCTTTATAATCCTCAACCGATGCAGGGTTATCAGCGATAACCTCATTTACAATGGCAAGAATAGCCCCTTCGTCACTAATTTGGACAAGTCCTTGCTCCTCAACAACTTGTCCAGGTAGTTTGCCGCTGGTTAGCATTTCTTTGAATACGGTCTTAGCAATCTTGGAGCTGATTGTTCCTTTTTCAATCAAACCAATCATTTCACCAAGACCTTGACCAGAAAGCTTCACTTCAGCTAACTCTTGACCCGTACTATTCAAGTATCCCAGCAAATCACCCATAATCCAGTTGGAGACCGCTTTCGCGTCACTTGTATACTGGAGACTGTTCTCAAAGAGATCAGCTAGTGGTTTGGATGATGTGATCACTTCCGCATCATAACTAGGAAGTCCTAATTCCGTTGTATAACGTGCCTTCCGTGCATCAGGCAACTCTGGAATTGAGGCTTTAATCCGATCCTTCCAAGCTTGATCTATATGCAGTGTCACTAGATCCGGATCTGGGAAGTAGCGATAATCATGAGCCGCTTCTTTGCTACGCATAGAGAAAGTCTTGCCCTGCGTCTCATCCCAGCGGCGTGTCTCCTGCACAACTATACCGCCCTCGTCCAAAATCTCGCCCTGACGGAACTGTTCATATTCAAGCCCACGCAATACACCGCGGAACGAGTTCATATTCTTAAGTTCAGCACGCGTGCCAAGTTCCTTCTGGCCATAAGGACGCAGACTGATATTAGCATCGCAACGCATCGACCCTTCTTCCATTTTCACGTCAGAGACATCGCAATATTGCATAATTGCACGCAGCTTTTCAAGATATGCTTTCGCTTCCTCAGGGGAAGAAATATCAGGTTCAGAGACGATTTCTACCAAAGGAGTCCCCACGCGATTGAAGTCAACTAAGGAAGCATAACCTCCGTCGATATGCGTCAATTTACCTGCATCCTCTTCCAAATGAAGACGGGTTATGCCAATTCGTTTCGTTTGACCATCTACTTCAATATCGATATAACCGTTCAAACCGATCGGTTGATCAAATTGTGAGATTTGGTAGGCCTTTGGTGAATCCGGATAGAAGTAGTTCTTCCGATCAAATTTGCTGACGTCGCCGATCTCACAATTCAGCGCCATTGCTGCTTTCATAGCATAATCAACCGCTTGAGCATTCAATACGGGTAATACACCGGGATGTCCGAGACAAACCGGACATGTATGACTATTTGGGGGAGCACCAAATTCAGTGGAACAACCGCAGAAGATTTTTGACTTCGTATGCAATTCCACGTGCACTTCCAGCCCAATCACTGTTTCATATTTGGATGTTGACATATTAATCCTCCTGCTAACTATTTTGAAATCAATCCCTGCTTAGAGTGATGGACGCTGTTTATGATGATCGGTATGAGCTTCGAAGGCATGAGCTACACGAAGAACGGTGCTCTCGTCAAAAGCTTTGCCGATGATTTGTAGTCCAACTGGAAGACCCTCCGCGAAACCGCAAGGTACACTTAGTGCAGGAACACCTGCCAAGCTTACTGGGATTGTCAAAATATCATTTAGGTACATCGTCAGCGGATCATCAACCTGCGATCCCAATGGGAAAGCTGTCGTCGGAGCTGTAGGTCCGATAATTACATCGTAATTCTGGAACGTTTGATCAAAATCTTGTTTAATCAAAGTCCGTACTTTCTGTGCTTTTAAATAATAGGCATCGTAATATCCTGAACTTAGGGAGTAGGTTCCGAGCATAATACGACGCTTCACTTCCGAGCCAAAGCCTTGGCTACGCGATTGATGATACAGATCCAGAAGGTTCCCACCGTTATCAACACGAACACCATAACGTACCCCATCAAATCTGGATAGGTTAGATGATGCCTCCGAAGAAGCGAGAAGATAATATGCGGCTACAGCATACTCCGTATGCGGTAATGACACCTCTTCCCACACAGCACCAAGACTCTCTAGTACACGGAGAGCTTCCAGTACTGCAGCCTTCACCTGAGGGTCAATACCATCTAAATATTCCTTAGGTACAGCGATACGTAATCCTTTGACATCCCCAGTCAATGCACTTACATAACTTGGGATCTCAACATTTGCCGAAGTAGAATCCTTAGGATCGTATCCAGCAATGGCTTGAAGTGCATAGGCAGCATCTTCAACATTTTTGGTAATCGGGCCAATCTGATCTAGTGAAGAAGCAAACGCTACAAGACCATAACGCGATACCAGACCATAAGTTGGCTTAAGTCCAACAACTCCGCAATAGGAAGCTGGTTGTCTGATAGATCCACCTGTGTCTGAACCCAGCGTGAAATAGGCTTCACCTGCAGCTACAGCAGCAGCCGAACCACCGCTAGATCCACCTGGAACTCTGCTTAAATCCCACGGATTACGTACAGGGTGGAAGCTAGAATTTTCATTGGATCCGCCCATGGCGAACTCGTCCATATTTAGCTTACCTACATTTACGGACTCCGCCAGCTTCAGTTTGGATACAACGGTTGCATCATAAATTGGATTATAATTGGATAAAAATTGACTGGCACACGTCGTACGTAAGCCTTCAGTCACCATATTATCCTTAATACCTACGGGCAGACCAAATAATAAACCAAGCGAGTCCCCTTGAACTAATTTGTCGTCTAGACGGGCCGCTTGTGCCCGAGCCTCCTCCTCATTCAAGGTCAGATAAGCTCCAACACGCTCATCACGCTCCCGAATTTTAGCGAACGCCTCTCCTACCACATCGGTTACAGACAGTTCCTTACTGCGGAATTGGTTATGTAATTCCTGCAATGTCAAATCAAACAGCGTCACACCTATATCCTCCTTCCAAATTGTGCATTATTAACTGATTATACGATCCTATTCGAGTACCGCAGGCACTTTGAATTGTCCGTCTTCTTCCTCTGGCGCATTGCGGAATACTTTCTCTTGGCTTAGGCTCTCATGAACCACATCGTCACGCATCACATTGCTAAGACGAAGTACATGGGTTGTCGGTTCGACACCATCTGTATCAAGCTCGTTTAATTTCTCCGCATATTGTAAAATAGCATTCAATTGTTCTGTGAAC
This window contains:
- the gatB gene encoding Asp-tRNA(Asn)/Glu-tRNA(Gln) amidotransferase subunit GatB; protein product: MSTSKYETVIGLEVHVELHTKSKIFCGCSTEFGAPPNSHTCPVCLGHPGVLPVLNAQAVDYAMKAAMALNCEIGDVSKFDRKNYFYPDSPKAYQISQFDQPIGLNGYIDIEVDGQTKRIGITRLHLEEDAGKLTHIDGGYASLVDFNRVGTPLVEIVSEPDISSPEEAKAYLEKLRAIMQYCDVSDVKMEEGSMRCDANISLRPYGQKELGTRAELKNMNSFRGVLRGLEYEQFRQGEILDEGGIVVQETRRWDETQGKTFSMRSKEAAHDYRYFPDPDLVTLHIDQAWKDRIKASIPELPDARKARYTTELGLPSYDAEVITSSKPLADLFENSLQYTSDAKAVSNWIMGDLLGYLNSTGQELAEVKLSGQGLGEMIGLIEKGTISSKIAKTVFKEMLTSGKLPGQVVEEQGLVQISDEGAILAIVNEVIADNPASVEDYKAGKDKAIGFLVGQVMKRSKGKANPGLANKLLVEALKG
- the gatA gene encoding Asp-tRNA(Asn)/Glu-tRNA(Gln) amidotransferase subunit GatA, encoding MTLFDLTLQELHNQFRSKELSVTDVVGEAFAKIRERDERVGAYLTLNEEEARAQAARLDDKLVQGDSLGLLFGLPVGIKDNMVTEGLRTTCASQFLSNYNPIYDATVVSKLKLAESVNVGKLNMDEFAMGGSNENSSFHPVRNPWDLSRVPGGSSGGSAAAVAAGEAYFTLGSDTGGSIRQPASYCGVVGLKPTYGLVSRYGLVAFASSLDQIGPITKNVEDAAYALQAIAGYDPKDSTSANVEIPSYVSALTGDVKGLRIAVPKEYLDGIDPQVKAAVLEALRVLESLGAVWEEVSLPHTEYAVAAYYLLASSEASSNLSRFDGVRYGVRVDNGGNLLDLYHQSRSQGFGSEVKRRIMLGTYSLSSGYYDAYYLKAQKVRTLIKQDFDQTFQNYDVIIGPTAPTTAFPLGSQVDDPLTMYLNDILTIPVSLAGVPALSVPCGFAEGLPVGLQIIGKAFDESTVLRVAHAFEAHTDHHKQRPSL
- a CDS encoding GNAT family N-acetyltransferase, which gives rise to MIIPLSLHDHEVVEQVWSLQHTAYRLEALAVGLMEYPPLPDTFESLRNSTEQFYGYYAEEEGELLGAIATTSSIPSTLGITRLMVHPNYFRQGIGSALLNYVISEHSEMKTIAVTAGTLNVPAVSLYRQYGFIPCGAMMAAPGVELTRFQLTR
- the gatC gene encoding Asp-tRNA(Asn)/Glu-tRNA(Gln) amidotransferase subunit GatC; protein product: MSIQSKDVEYVAKLARLNLSDQERETFTEQLNAILQYAEKLNELDTDGVEPTTHVLRLSNVMRDDVVHESLSQEKVFRNAPEEEDGQFKVPAVLE